From Schizosaccharomyces pombe strain 972h- genome assembly, chromosome: II, the proteins below share one genomic window:
- a CDS encoding N-acetyltransferase, protein MSKIILKTSRFLLKSPVEEDDFDQITKIKSDPLVSNTQLYGKVESRELCRFMFQHYITDARITKTRRKRWVFGIYPLEVSSTFPSICYIGNVGLSKKNVKSDTANLFFEIGPLYWGMGIATECVGRVIEFGSENNIQNFIIDPIIGNEASKKVALKLGFEDSGTFVTAYNGLQQHIYKLSKQIRTG, encoded by the coding sequence ATGAGTAAAATCATCCTGAAAACAAGCAGATTTTTGCTGAAATCTCctgttgaagaagatgattttGATCAAATTACTAAAATCAAATCTGACCCACTTGTATCAAATACTCAACTTTACGGGAAGGTAGAAAGCCGTGAATTATGTCGTTTCATGTTTCAGCATTACATTACAGATGCCCGCATTACAAAAACCAGACGAAAGAGATGGGTATTTGGAATCTACCCTTTAGAAGTTTCTTCAACATTTCCCAGCATATGTTATATCGGAAATGTGGGattgagtaaaaaaaacgtCAAATCTGATACTGCCAATTTATTCTTTGAGATAGGCCCTCTATACTGGGGAATGGGAATTGCAACTGAATGTGTTGGTCGAGTTATTGAGTTTGGGAGCGAAAacaatatacaaaattttattatagaCCCAATTATTGGAAATGAAGCAAGCAAAAAAGTAGCTTTGAAACTTGGATTTGAAGATTCAGGAACTTTTGTAACTGCATACAATGGATTACAGCAGCATATTTACAAACTTTCGAAGCAAATACGTACAGGGTAA
- the lcb1 gene encoding serine palmitoyl transferase A subunit, which yields MSYSYPFFDDVYAYYNQTVTFFGKALDVLPGSPIVKRYIKSSYQNDPLRTFIEFLLLVFAAYYVLRKPRTSPDNNYVEFTEKEINELVDDWKPEPLVAELTDVEKLELKSIPVLESVHLHTKLIDGRPITNFASFNFLDLAENKHITECAVATLRECGLGACGPPGFYGTQDKHLRLEKDIASFIGVERAIVYAQSFQTISSVIPAFSKRGDILVVDEACNFAIQKGIQISRTTIRYFKHNNMKDLERILQELEDDFVKHNRPLTRRFIITEGISENYGDMVDLTKIVALKKKYKYRLILDETWSFGTCGRTGKGLTEHFGVPPTDVEIIIGSLTTSLAGGGGFCAGSELMVEHQRLSGMAYIYSAALPASLAVAAYEAISILSRDGGSMLNDLRSKSALFHAKLSRNKFFETSSDIESPIIHLRFKDKDISHDKQVFLLEEIVELCIAEGFLIARAKRVESLERVKVQPSLRICISTGHSAEEIEKLALLIKEKTEIVFDKHKVINQV from the exons ATGAGTTACTCATATCCCTTTTTTGATGATGTTTACGCCTATTACAATCAAACGGTGACTTTTTTCGGAAAAGCGCTTGATGTTCTTCCTGGGTCTCCTATAGTCAAAAGATATATTAAATCTTCTTATCAAAATGATCCACTTAGAACGTTTATTGAATTTCTGTTGCTGGTTTTTGCGGCTTACTATGTTTTAAGAAAACCCAGGACATCACCTGATAATAATTATGTCGAGTTTACGGAAAAG GAAATTAATGAACTGGTGGATGATTGGAAACCTGAACCCCTCGTAGCAGAGTTGACTGATGTTGAAAAGTTGGAGTTAAAATCGATTCCTGTTCTTGAAAG TGTTCACCTTCATACTAAACTAATTGATGGTCGTCCGATTACTAATTTTGCCTCGTTTAATTTCTTAGATTTGGCTGAAAACAAGCATATTACTGAATGCGCAGTAGCCACCTTGCGTGAATGCGGTTTAGGAGCTTGTGGTCCTCCGGGTTTTTATGGTACTCAAGATAAGCATCTTCGATTGGAAAAAGACATTGCCTCATTTATTGGTGTTGAAAGGGCGATTGTGTACGCTCAATCCTTTCAAACAATTTCCTCTGTTATTCCTGCATTTTCTAAACGTGGTGATATATTGGTAGTGGATGAAGCTTGTAACTTTGCTATCCAAAAAGGCATTCAAATATCTCGTACTACTATTCGTTACTTCAAACATAATAATATGAAAGACTTGGAGCGTATTTTACAAGAACTTGAAGATGATTTCGTCAAGCATAACCGTCCTTTGACTCGTCGCTTCATTATCACTGAGGGTATCTCCGAAAATTATGGTGATATGGTTGACTTGACCAAAATCGttgctttgaaaaagaagtacAAGTATCGTCTTATCCTTGACGAAACATGGTCTTTTGGTACCTGTGGACGTACTGGCAAAGGTTTGACGGAACACTTTGGTGTTCCCCCCACTGATGTAGAAATCATTATTGGGTCTTTAACGACTAGTCTCGCAGGAGGTGGTGGCTTTTGCGCTGGTTCAGAGCTAATGGTCGAGCATCAACGTCTTTCTGGTATGGCTTATATTTACAGTGCAGCACTTCCAGCATCTTTAGCTGTCGCCGCATATGAAGCAATCTCAATTTTATCTCGCGATGGAGGCTCTATGCTTAACGATTTACGCAGCAAAAGTGCACTTTTCCATGCAAAGCTCTCAAGaaataagttttttgaGACATCGAGTGATATTGAATCACCAATCATTCACTTGCGCTTTAAGGATAAAGATATATCGCATGACAAACAGGTCTTCCTTCTGGAAGAAATTGTAGAATTG TGCATTGCTGAAGGTTTCTTAATTGCTAGAGCCAAGCGTGTTGAATCATTAGAACGCGTAAAAGTTCAACCATCTTTACGTATTTGCATTTCCACAGGTCATTCTGCTGAAGAGATTGAAAAGCTTGCATTGTTGATTAAAGAGAAGACAGAGATTGTTTTCGATAAGCATAAGGTTATTAATCAAGTTTAA
- the rps21 gene encoding 40S ribosomal protein S21 codes for MENEAGQLVDLYVPRKCSATNRIIQAKDHASVQINVCAVDAEGRQIPGEKTTYAISGFVRSKGESDDCINRLTTQDGLLEGVWSYQR; via the exons atGGAAAACGAGGCTGGACAATTGGTTGACCTTTACGTCCCTCGCAAGTG CTCTGCCACTAACCGCATCATCCAAGCCAAAGATCACGCTTCTGTGCAAATCAACGTTTGCGCTGTTGACGCTGAAGGTCGCCAAATTCCTGGCGAGAAGACCACCTATGCTATTAGTGGCTTTGTTCGCTCCAAGGGCGAGTCCGATGACTGCATTAACCGCCTTACCACCCAAGACGGATTGTTGGAGGGTGTCTGGTCTTATCAACGTTAA
- the rpl1001 gene encoding 60S ribosomal protein L10 has translation MARRPARCYRYCKNKPYPKSRYNRAVPDSKIRIFDLGRKRAGVDEFPLCIHLVSNEYEQITSEALEAARICANKYLVKIGGKDSFHLRVRAHPFHVVRINKMLSCAGADRLQTGMRHAFGKPNGLVARVNIGQILMSVRTKDSSRATAIEALRRCQYKFPGQQRIIVSKKWGFSQYARDEYIEKRSRGEIIPDGCYAKFLNKRGSLQEKLDLFPEASFNLA, from the coding sequence ATGGCACGTAGACCTGCTCGTTGCTACCGTTACTGTAAGAACAAGCCTTACCCCAAGTCTCGTTACAACCGTGCCGTTCCCGATTCCAAGATTCGTATTTTCGACTTGGGTCGTAAGCGTGCTGGTGTTGACGAGTTCCCTCTTTGCATCCACTTGGTCTCTAACGAATACGAGCAAATCACCTCAGAGGCTCTTGAAGCTGCTCGTATCTGTGCCAACAAGTACTTGGTTAAGATTGGTGGTAAGGATAGTTTCCACCTTCGTGTCCGTGCACACCCCTTCCATGTTGTTCGTATCAACAAAATGCTTTCATGTGCCGGTGCCGATAGATTGCAAACCGGTATGCGTCACGCCTTTGGTAAGCCCAATGGTTTGGTCGCTCGTGTAAACATCGGTCAAATTTTGATGTCTGTCCGTACCAAGGATTCTAGCCGTGCTACTGCTATTGAGGCCCTTCGTCGTTGTCAATACAAGTTCCCCGGTCAACAGAGAATCATTGTCTCCAAGAAATGGGGTTTCTCTCAATATGCTCGTGATGAGTACATTGAAAAGCGCAGCCGTGGTGAAATTATTCCCGACGGTTGCTACGCCAAGTTCTTGAATAAGCGTGGTAGCCTCCAAGAGAAGTTGGACCTCTTCCCTGAAGCTTCTTTCAACCTTGCTTAG
- the aim21 gene encoding protein Aim21 encodes MSETSSNSPASGSKEAVPKSLAGSTSNIPNELFVGPDGRPLSQNAQGASKSSSKVVPQALVPEDDIRAVEGILNYGGSNDNRPVSHTHTFVELQKSHQNHLTENDRNFGTSRLDDVAPNADGVRRLRTSGSSTGLSNAPPSANVSKASSNLSLASLAKTQPERATPEVCVPLNPDTGSVPLIHPEQTDRGLPYAPDEKFHNSGSLKLPKGASLEDLSRSPSRAVLNEDGNVDECAPPEPWENEYNEVLDDVENAVVGTSPLEYTSKPLAANRQRSTADLTESDNICGLTAGKSDPVTDVDESQTIDEQSIPEAEKGFYTKDGEGTAGLPFDIVSNLDIPNENAHESSRSKKKHTGPSLSSASQPSAASSSSSSEPSNLDKINDVKKNIEVSANEPQPRPVKEDVPKSQVGGETDTTDVINNSTPKEETEESPSTELPETGKEQPPNKAEPAVPTEASSTKPSEAAEESTPRFSVRPNKFTGSRAGFVAALESRLQKGPLMRSFVPNKSKSPSGTKSPASGETSEAGVKETETTTSSESALPDARKSRARGPVRRPPTSVNTKPSFSVSGIDVFLNLPQSSVMKKKGVETRKEVEPKEEAVIPEEDVEVEVETEEQ; translated from the coding sequence ATGTCGGAAACATCGTCGAATTCACCTGCTTCCGGCTCGAAAGAAGCAGTTCCCAAATCTTTAGCTGGATCAACGTCAAATATCCCTAATGAGCTTTTTGTAGGACCGGATGGTCGACCTCTGTCGCAGAACGCTCAAGGAGCTTCCAAGTCTTCATCCAAAGTAGTTCCACAGGCGTTGGTTCCAGAAGACGATATTCGCGCTGTCGAAGGGATCTTGAATTATGGGGGCTCGAATGACAACCGTCCTGTTTCACATACACACACTTTTGTGGAATTGCAAAAGAGCCACCAAAATCACTTAACTGAAAACGATCGCAATTTTGGAACATCACGACTGGACGACGTGGCTCCCAATGCGGATGGTGTGCGTCGTCTTCGTACATCTGGCTCTTCTACCGGTCTCTCAAATGCCCCTCCATCAGCCAATGTTTCAAAAGCCTCTTCTAACTTATCCCTTGCATCCCTCGCAAAAACTCAACCTGAACGTGCCACGCCTGAAGTTTGTGTTCCTTTGAATCCTGACACCGGTTCCGTTCCTTTAATTCACCCGGAACAAACCGACCGTGGACTTCCTTATGCACctgatgaaaaatttcataactCCGGCTCTCTAAAATTACCCAAAGGTGCCTCCCTTGAAGATTTGTCGCGCTCTCCTTCTCGAGCCGTTCTCAATGAGGATGGTAACGTGGATGAGTGTGCTCCTCCTGAGCCCTGGGAGAATGAGTATAATGAAGTTTTGGATGATGTGGAAAACGCCGTCGTGGGTACCTCTCCTCTTGAGTATACTTCCAAACCATTAGCGGCCAACCGCCAGCGTTCTACTGCTGACTTAACTGAATCCGATAATATTTGTGGCCTTACTGCTGGCAAAAGTGATCCTGTCACTGATGTCGATGAATCTCAGACGATTGACGAGCAATCCATACCCGAGGCTGAAAAGGGCTTCTATACGAAGGATGGTGAGGGCACTGCTGGATTGCCATTTGACATAGTCAGCAACCTTGATATTCCCAATGAAAATGCTCATGAATCTTCTCGGAGTAAAAAGAAGCATACTGGCCCTAGCCTCTCTTCTGCATCACAACCTTCTGCTgcctcttcttcttcttcttcagagCCTTCGAACCTTGATAAGATCAATGATGTCAAAAAGAACATTGAAGTCAGTGCCAATGAGCCTCAACCCAGACCTGTTAAGGAAGACGTACCAAAGTCTCAAGTTGGTGGTGAAACTGACACTACAGATGTGATAAACAATAGCACTCCCAAAGAAGAAACTGAAGAGTCCCCATCTACAGAGCTTCCTGAAACAGGTAAGGAACAACCACCCAATAAAGCAGAGCCTGCCGTACCTACAGAAGCTTCATCTACTAAACCATCTGAGGCAGCAGAGGAGTCTACCCCTCGTTTTTCTGTAAGACCCAACAAATTTACTGGCTCTCGAGCTGGATTCGTCGCAGCATTAGAGTCTCGTCTTCAAAAGGGACCCCTGATGCGATCGTTTGTCccaaataaatcaaaatctCCTTCAGGTACAAAATCACCTGCTAGTGGAGAAACTTCCGAAGCCGGCGTGAAGGAGACTGAAACCACAACCTCATCTGAAAGTGCTTTACCTGATGCTAGAAAATCCCGCGCACGTGGTCCTGTTAGACGTCCTCCAACTTCAGTCAATACAAAACCATCCTTTTCCGTTAGTGGAATTGACgtgtttttgaatttacCTCAATCATCTgtgatgaaaaagaaaggagtGGAAACAAGGAAAGAAGTAGAaccaaaagaagaagcagTGATACCAGAAGAGGATGTTGAAGTAGAAGTGGAAACTGAAGAGCAATGA
- a CDS encoding cycloisomerase 2 family protein: MKLVIGTCTDGPVLVFDMETKSITEKLEGVSSPTWVEWEKKSKRLYVANEIEEGYVAVFEWDNGKFSLVDRFTIDGHSPTSLCVLENGSVLTANYNSASISRSKAKDEKPHVWHHEGKSLHPERQTSSHPHQVTAHKHLVCSVDLGLDRFSIFDAEDTSSDPVVVVNVPAGYGPRHIVFHKTLPVCYLICELANRILVYDTNTFECLQDVSTLPPSMTLEKDPKFPQPPSAAEVAVVHDGPFLVASNRYLNHGQCDSLWAARLDPVTGKVIEGTEMQIMLHGICPRHFMFNRGASLLAVAMQDDDLVHVYRREPKSMCLHLLFTIPAPKPTCVKFLEDEDLA, from the coding sequence ATGAAATTAGTTATTGGAACTTGCACTGATGGACCAGTTTTGGTCTTTGACATGGAGACTAAATCCATTACTGAGAAGCTAGAGGGTGTGTCTAGTCCCACATGGGTTGAAtgggaaaagaaaagtaagCGACTCTATGTCGCTAATGAAATTGAGGAGGGCTATGTTGCTGTATTCGAATGGGACAATGGGAAGTTTTCCCTTGTAGACCGGTTTACTATAGATGGCCATAGTCCGACAAGTCTATGTGTCTTAGAAAATGGTAGTGTGCTTACAGCGAACTATAATAGTGCTTCTATTAGTCGTAGTAAGGCAAAGGATGAGAAGCCGCACGTTTGGCATCATGAGGGGAAATCTTTACATCCAGAACGTCAAACAAGCTCTCATCCTCATCAAGTTACCGCTCATAAGCATTTAGTGTGTTCGGTCGATTTGGGTTTGGATCGCTTCAGTATTTTCGACGCAGAGGATACGTCTTCTGATCCAGTCGTTGTTGTAAATGTTCCTGCTGGATACGGACCAAGACACATAGTTTTTCACAAAACTCTTCCAGtttgttatttaatttgtGAACTGGCAAATCGAATCCTCGTTTACGACACCAACACCTTTGAATGCTTGCAAGATGTCTCCACCCTTCCCCCCAGCATGACTCTTGAAAAGGATCCGAAGTTTCCTCAACCCCCAAGTGCAGCCGAGGTTGCCGTGGTTCATGATGGTCCTTTTCTTGTTGCTTCAAATCGTTATCTCAATCATGGTCAGTGTGATTCATTGTGGGCAGCTCGTCTTGATCCTGTTACTGGTAAAGTAATTGAAGGAACTGAAATGCAGATTATGCTTCATGGTATCTGTCCACGCCATTTCATGTTCAATCGGGGTGCATCCCTATTAGCTGTAGCCATGCAGGATGATGATTTGGTCCATGTTTATAGACGTGAACCCAAAAGTATGTGTTTGCATTTGTTATTTACGATTCCTGCTCCTAAACCTACTTGTGTGAAGTTTTTGGAAGATGAAGATTTGGCATGA
- the gef3 gene encoding RhoGEF for Cdc42/Rho3/Rho4 (Gef3): MSNPRMFQSRGKRVVSDSLPIANSTHTLEDTLKLRPDWTIALSQHETETRSTRTSCSTTTESTIAMRSKQKAIISVLEEFRDSEAAYVHDLHVAQRYYADRLSDRVKKSEWKDVFEIFLVLCKQASLFEIEMHKSLNDEINYILDDQDACLKPKPSVAQLFLSWLPKLSAVYGRYCVIQENIGKKVEKWMKNSSISEYLQECDSMAKIESNSWNLDSFLVKPVQRFLKYPLLLNQLYRSASLGIISDYVLLGEACHKSEIASQRMNELKRRRDIIITALDSVSNSQEVLLLSTDSIDKKIAKLQNSTNIFYVPEHEPILAFVHQLSSSYTNLLNLRSAICDWLKFSRYHYLKFFTFVEAYSVFCKDTKSADKWALISVALDNIAKGAVLRLTEQCQTSVLRPISNGILFFRNPLCVTDVWIKKATAFSKRRQSQVFEEDLESFPLLSNCLLEELPLFLEMARNVTDECILAFAQIQATFYDTIQKVLEPVVAKFNLTDHQDIPSIESIMDFTSLRSSMESSPKSK, translated from the exons ATGAGTAACCCAAGGATGTTCCAAAGCCGTGGAAAAAGAGTTGTTTCAGATAGCTTGCCTATAGCCAATTCGACACACACTTTAGAAGATACTTTGAAATTACGGCCTGACTGGACCATAGCGTTAAGTCAACATGAAACTGAAACAAGGTCGACAAGAACTAGTTGTAGCACTACCACAGAATCGACGATTGCTATGAggagtaaacaaaaagccATTATTTCTGTTCTGGAGGAATTTCGTGATTCAGAAGCCGCTTACGTTCATGATCTGCATGTAGCTCAACGGTACTATGCTGACCGATTATCGGACcgagtaaaaaaaagcgaaTGGAAAGATGTGTTTGAGATTTTTCTGGTATTGTGCAAGCAAGCATCACTTTTCGAAATCGAAATGCACAAATCCTTGAACGACGAAATCAATTACATTTTGGATGATCAAGATGCCTGTTTGAAGCCTAAGCCTTCCGTTGCACAACTATTTCTTTCATGGTTGCCCAAGCTATCTGCTGTCTATGGTCGATACTGCGTGATTCAAGAAAACATTGGCAAAAAGGTGGAAAAATGGATGAAGAACTCATCAATCTCAGAATATTTGCAGGAATGTGATAGCATGgcaaaaattgaaagtaACTCTTGGAATTTAGATAGTTTTTTAGTAAAGCCTGTGCAGCGTTTTCTGAAGTATCCGCTTTTACTAAATCAGCTTTACCGATCTGCTTCACTGGGTATCATTTCCGACTATGTGTTGCTCGGGGAAGCTTGTCACAAATCTGAGATCGCTAGCCAAAGAATGAATGAGTTAAAAAGGAGACGAGATATTATAATTACAGCCCTGGATAGCGTCTCGAATTCCCAAGAGGTCTTACTTCTCTCCACAGATTCAATTGACAAGAAAATTGCAAAG cTTCAAAATTCTACAAACATTTTCTACGTACCTGAACATGAGCCCATTCTAGCGTTTGTCCATCAACTGTCTTCATCCTATAccaatcttttaaatttacgAAGTGCTATCTGTGATTGGTTAAAATTCTCCAGATATCATTACCTAAAATTCTTTACCTTCGTCGAAGCCTATTCTGTGTTTTGTAAAGACACTAAATCTGCAGACAAATGGGCTCTCATTAGTGTAGCATTAGACAACATTGCCAAGGGTGCAGTGCTTCGTTTGACAGAGCAATGTCAAACATCCGTTTTGAGACCTATTTCCAATGGTATTCTTTTCTTCCGAAACCCCCTTTGTGTTACCGATGTATGGATCAAAAAAGCTACAGCATTTTCCAAGCGACGCCAATCTCAGGTTTTTGAAGAGGACCTTGAAAGCTTCCCTTTACTTAGTAATTGCCTTTTAGAAGAActtcctctttttttggAGATGGCGCGTAATGTTACCGACGAATGTATATTAGCATTTGCTCAAATTCAAGCTACCTTTTACGATACCATTCAGAAAGTCCTTGAACCTGTCGTTGCAAAATTCAACTTAACTGACCACCAGGATATTCCATCGATTGAATCCATAATGGATTTCACCAGTTTGCGGTCTAGTATGGAGTCCTCCCCAAAATCAAAATGA
- the cyt1 gene encoding cytochrome c1 Cyt1 — translation MFQFVKKKNEFLKFARLGSRAFTQNAQKTHSKGSNIALVSSSLLSVGMIALYYNVYGPSLSAGTPKEEGLHFIQHDWPQSKVLSGFDHASLRRGFQVYREVCSACHSLNLIAWRHLVGVTHTADEAKQMASEVEYEDGPDDEGNMFKRPGKLSDFLPPPYPNVEAARASNNGAAPPDLSCVVRGRHGGQDYIYSLLTGYTEPPAGVEVPDGMNFNPFFPGTQIAMARPLFDDAVEFEDGTPATTAQAAKDVVNFLHWASEPELDIRKKMGFQVITVLTILTALSMWYKRFKWTPIKNRKIFYQRPIK, via the exons ATGTTTcaatttgtaaagaaaaaaaatgagtttttaaaatttgcgAGACTTGGCTCTCGA GCATTTACCCAAAACGCACAAAAAACACATAGCAAGGGTTCAAATATTGCTTTGGTTAGTAGCTCATTACTTTCCGTAGGCATGATAGCCTTGTATTATAACGTGTATGGTCCAAGTTTGTCCGCTGGCACTCCAAAGGAAGAAGGTCTCCATTTTATCCAACACGATTGGCCCCAAAGCAAAGTGTTGTCTGGTTTTGATCATGCTAGTTTACGTCGTGGTTTTCAGGTTTATCGTGAGGTTTGTTCTGCCTGCCATTCTCTCAATTTAATTGCTTGGCGTCACTTAGTAGGTGTTACTCATACTGCTGATGAAGCAAAACAAATGGCTAGTGAAGTTGAATATGAAGATGGTCCTGACGATGAAGGAAACATGTTTAAGCGCCCCGGTAAACTTTCCGACTTTTTACCACCTCCATATCCTAATGTTGAAGCTGCACGTGCCTCCAATAACGGTGCAGCACCTCCCGACCTTTCCTGCGTCGTTCGTGGTAGACATGGTGGTCAAGACTATATCTACTCTCTTTTAACCGGTTATACCGAACCGCCTGCTGGTGTCGAAGTTCCGGACGGTATGAACTTCAACCCCTTCTTTCCTGGTACTCAAATAGCTATGGCCCGCCCACTTTTCGATGATGCCGTTGAGTTTGAAGACGGTACTCCAGCCACTACGGCCCAAGCTGCCAAGGACGTTGTAAACTTCCTTCATTGGGCCTCCGAACCCGAATTGGATATTCGTAAGAAGATGGGATTCCAAGTTATCACTGTCCTTACTATTCTGACCGCTCTGAGTATGTGGTACAAGCGATTCAAGTGGACCCCtattaaaaacagaaaGATTTTCTACCAGAGACCCATCAAGTAA
- the sim4 gene encoding kinetochore protein sim4: protein MNSENASLFRNILNDTENLVQPLTQDESRLALFESLVQSDQLLVEKIEKWEKKVSKFTENSKSEKRKLQLELFQEIIDLKKCIAFKPIIGKNAIDNNISDLKKNLHSNKKLEAVLKEELHQIKKFSSDLQSLKSSMGERQKQQAAMSRRGKKSIIHSAIIQEKERYEKESQELFTFLDGFLDEHAPSLLEGAQASIDKNRPGKNQPSLNFENISKKDLTEEFKQVIENLMNNSIIPGSPYIEVKNERIVSFLVLASLCTVDPQDPSKVKLIPFSDEI, encoded by the exons ATGAATTCAGAAAACGCATCTCTTTTCcgaaatattttaaacGATACTGAGAATCTGGTACAACCTCTCACACAAGATGAGTCAAGGCTTGCTCTTTTTGAATCGCTCGTACAATCTGACCAACTTTTGGTGGAAAAGATAGAAAAATgggaaaagaaagtttCTAAGTTTACTGAAAACTCCAAAAGcgaaaaaagaaaactcCAACTAGAGTTGTTTCAAGAGAtcattgatttaaaaaaatgtatcgCATTTAAACCGATCATTGGCAAGAATGCCATCGACAACAATATATCCGACTTAAAGAAGAATCTTCATTCAAACAAGAAATTGGAGGCTGTACTCAAGGAAGAGTTGCATCAAATCAAGAAATTTAGTTCTGACTTGCAGAGTTTGAAATCCAGTATGGGTGAACGGCAAAAACAGCAGGCAGCAATGAGtagaagaggaaaaaagtCCATCATTCACTCTGCAATAATTCAAGAAAAGGAGCgttatgaaaaagaatcTCAAGAATTGTTCACATTCCTTGACGGGTTTTTGGATGAGCATGCGCCTTCTTTACTTGAAGGAGCGCAAGCATCAATTGACAAGAACAGACCTGGAAAAAATCAACcctctttaaattttgaaaatatttcaaaaaaagaccTAACGGAGGAGTTTAAACAAGTCATTGAG AATTTAATGAACAATTCAATTATTCCAGGATCTCCTTATATAGAGGTAAAAAATGAGCGAATAGTTAGCTTTTTAGTTCTAGCTTCTTTATGTACAGTTGATCCCCAAGATCCCTCAAAAGTGAAGCTTATACCCTTTTCTGATGAAATTTAG
- the elp5 gene encoding elongator complex subunit Elp5, whose product MSKFLLNRCIRDLSPLTVLKDNLQQTAKPILNYYAKNAASRGIKVLFISYETLEKEAPEGIDCFLYATSWEKVKSLKELYEHISSWRTQGKQHIVMIDTINPILNTSISSFTMFFGSVLALGSICFLTSFHKDVTLENYPSYLPPCEVFLDFTSTCTVSLIGMQHLSVEHDAKMRSLPNPLLEELQDDKIISLLGSNCETAIVLHVEFRKKSGRIIKESCVLKNGKLEPYTPFEETARGPEPADNQIDFNVSFNLNVSEKERKERDKVFLPYFSAQMVGSQHKSSFVDEGTIIYHADEADDFDEEEDADEDLLI is encoded by the exons ATGTCGAAATTCCTTTTGAACCGTTGTATAAGAGATTTGTCTCCACTAACTGTACTTAAGGATAATTTGCAACAAACAGCAAAGcctattttaaattattacgCCAAAAATGCGGCATCAAG GGGCATTAAGGTACTATTTATATCTTATGAAactttagaaaaagaagcgCCAGAAGGTATCGACTGTTTCCTTTATGCTACCAGCTGGGAAAAGGTTAAGAGCCTAAAGGAGCTTTATGAGCATATATCGTCATGGCGAACTCAGGGAAAACAACACATCGTTATGATTGATACTATTAATCCAATTTTAAACACTTCAATATCTAGTTTTACTATGTTTTTTGGATCAGTTTTAGCATTGGGGTCTATATGCTTTCTAACTTCTTTTCACAAAGATGTAACTTTGGAAAATTACCCTTCGTATCTGCCACCTTGTGAAgtatttttggattttacAAGCACCTGTACGGTTTCGCTTATCGGAATGCAACATCTTTCAGTTGAACATGATGCGAAAATGCGAAGTTTACCTAACCCATTGCTTGAAGAATTACAGGAtgacaaaataataagttTGTTGGGATCAAATTGCGAAACAGCCATTGTATTGCATGTCGAATTTAGGAAAAAAAGTGGAAGGATTATTAAAGAATCATGTGTTCTAAAGAACGGAAAACTAGAACCGTATACGCCGTTTGAAGAAACAGCACGTGGACCAGAGCCTGCTGACAACCAAATAGATTTTAATGtctcatttaatttaaatgtctcagagaaagaaagaaaggaaagaGATAAAGTGTTTCTTCCTTATTTTAGTGCACAAATGGTTGGCAGTCAACATAAATCATCATTTGTTGATGAGGGCACCATCATATACCATGCAGATGAGGCAGATgattttgatgaagaagaggatgCTGATGAAGATTTACTAATTTAA